AGCTGGCAACGGCCACGGCACCGCCTGCTGGCATGCTGGCCAGTTTACCGTAACCTGAGGAGACACGAGTTGGCAGACATAAAGCACAAGTGATAACATTGACACtcagcagccagaaacaagatAGAGGTCAGACACAGTATGTTGTTATCATTAGATATAATCTGGCAATTTAGTCGTGTAGTAAAACTGACATAGCTTAAATGCTGCCATTTCCTGGCCTCAAAGTGAGAACACGCTCAATCTATTTTAATGCTTTAGCTAAGTGAAATTAACAGTTATTGCCTCTGCCTGCTGTTACACAGAACTCCTGTTATTAAGCATTTCTAGTCTGTAGTTAACACGGTGAGGAAACTTCTGATTTCAAACTAAAATCTAAATTTATCATTACAcaaaggcacaaaaacactgacaaaaggGCACATTGGCACGCTCACCTGTGGCGATCACCTCCTCCACATTCTTGCCTGACAGCTCACTGATAACCTGTTGAGAGAAATcaaatttgtaaatatcacaaaGGCAATGACAAGCCGCCGGTCAAACTGCTGCCACCAACACCAGCAACACATTAAAGTGCCAGCTGCTCTGTACCTTGTCCAGGCGTGTGTCATCAGCCTCAATGCCAACACTTTCCAGGATCTTCTTGATGTCCTTGGCCTCGGGGTTCTCATTGCCACCGAGGGCAGCGAGCAGGTAAGCAGCAACGTAACGCATCCTGAAAAAACGATGACCAGAAAGGTTAAAACTTTGAGTAGATGTGTTCTAGTCTCTTATTCTTTAATGTCTGTTAAGAGGACATTCAAACATGACTAAAATGTTGTCTTTGTACTTTGTCTTGATGATCATGTAGAGCACTTTGTAATTGTgcaatataaataaacttgccttgccttaatGGACATCGCCAATCAGAGCACACAAAGACATTTACAAGGTTGGCCACCTTCTAATACAGTTGTAAATTATCCCAATAAAGACAGAACAAAGTCGAATGTGATAACGTACAGAAATTCTTAGTAAACATTTACTCTAAATAGATTGAAGATAACCATCAAAACAAATGTGGCATGTACAAAACCTGCACTGTCTTTACGTGCTTAGTGGCACCTCTTTGagcaaaaataacattaaacatTTCTTGCTGCTAGCTGTAAACACTTCCATTCTGATTTTCTGCTTTAAACTACTGTCAAATTGTTCTGAAAATTTCTTAAACCTTCTCGCAGGTGTTGCAAGTTTCAGATTTAaccaaagatgtttttaaagattCAAGTATAGTAACTGAAGGCAAAACCTTTACACTTTCTTGATGGCTTATTCTTGATTATGAAATAGGCTATAATTAGAAATGATCTAAATGTATAGGAAAACTATGATAGTGCTTTTATATGTACTAaaatattactgtgattttaaaaGCAAGCAAATAAAGTTATAGTAATATTGAGCAACTAGCATATTCTCCTGAGGTTGTTTCCTACAGTATAGGCAAGTTTTAATATGGCCACGCTTTCGCATACTGAAAGTGTTCAATGTCAAATCATTTTATAGttcaataattataattagCATGAGAactgtatgtcataaaacactGAAGTGCTGGTTTTCTAGCCGCAGGAGAGGTGAACAGGCACCAAATCTAAGTATCTATCGGGTCTTTGAGTGAACGGCGACAACTACATCTTTGAAGGTATTTAACAGAAAGTCGCTGAAATGAAAACTATTTAGATTTACTCCTCTAAGTCTTTTTAAACGTGACAAGAGAAACTGCACTTTTTACACCCATGTGGCGGCGTGTTCTGCAGTCCCGTTGtcacaagctaacgttagccgccACCGACGTTACGGTGGGAAAAAGGAGATAATTTCGCTAATATGCCGCTTTTAGATGTTTTAAACTAACTGGGTTTAAAGTGTACTTATTTATGGGGATATATCGAGTATCCTCCCGGTGGTTAACACATTTATTACAACATAAAAAAGACACTCACTTGAGCTAGAAGGCGAACGCGTGTTCACTCGGAGCTTAGCACGGACAGAAAGGAAGTTACGTCACGGGAAGAAGGCGGAAGAAACCTCGCTTCTTCTTCGTGTTCAGTAAAAGAGGGATACAACGGGTAAATCGCTGCCTGCTGCTCCGGAGTGTCAAATGGAAACGTTACACCTCAATGTGGCTCGACTTTGTGGAGCTGCTGGTTTAACAACCTGATTTAAAATAAGTGTCCTCCATTTAAAATCAACAGCTGTGAGTTTTAATTTCATTACTGTAGAAATTCAATATCAATATATACATAAAGCGTGCTGACATCTTATTGTGTAGTCATGAACTGTTAAACACAGACAGGGCAACTCTCTCTTTTAATGCAATATAACTCACAAAAAAGGGTTCCCCACCCATagtgtctgttgttgatgtaaaaacacattttatttctattacaAACACCAGAATACAGAAAAAACAATGACATGCAAAacaagtgtttctgaatggggcATTTAAATCTCATGACCTTCCAAGACAGAGTTGATCCTAAAGGTCAAAGCACAACATGTCAGAAAACAcatcaacatttcacaaaacacgtctaaaaaaaaaaaacacatttcatgaaACGCAACGGTATTACAttaaacacagcaacatttacaaaaacaatgacaacagaGAACACACAATAACATTTGGTAAGATTCTGACCGTAACAGTGTAGTGTTTTCTcagatgttgtgttttctgatatgTCATTGGGTTTTGTTAGAAGTTGCTGTATTGTTTTAGCCCTCAGGGCCGCCATAAAAAAACCCCAGAGTATAtgttgttgatgtagacatttattttatttctattaaaaACACCAGAATACAACAAAAGAACAATGGCATGCCAGAGACATGTATCTGAATGTGGCGTTCTAAGCTCATGATCTTCCAAGATAGATAGTTGTCTACCTTCTTTTTGTACTCGAAAGGTTAACTTCaagtttatttttgtatttttttgtgtaacgATGCAGCAATATTAAAATGTTCCATTCTTCTTCCATGTTATTCCATGAAATTGTATTTGATAGTATAAAGAATGGTGGCCCTGAGGGTCAAAACACatcaacattttacaaaacacatttcaaaaaacaAG
The Epinephelus lanceolatus isolate andai-2023 chromosome 2, ASM4190304v1, whole genome shotgun sequence DNA segment above includes these coding regions:
- the rplp2b gene encoding large ribosomal subunit protein P2; its protein translation is MRYVAAYLLAALGGNENPEAKDIKKILESVGIEADDTRLDKVISELSGKNVEEVIATGYGKLASMPAGGAVAVASSAAAGAGGAAAPAAEEKKEEKKEESEESDDDMGFGLFD